From Psychrobacillus sp. FSL K6-2836, a single genomic window includes:
- the dnaN gene encoding DNA polymerase III subunit beta, whose amino-acid sequence MKFEVMRDSLLEGLSDVIKAVSSKTTIPILTGLKLEVTNKGLYITGSDSDITIQTFIPVEKNGEQIISIKETGSIVLQARVFNEIVRKLPTNDVEIEVTNQFQTHIRSGKSEFNLIGLDATEYPLLPEIEEERQFFIASDLLKSIIKETVFAVSTSESRPVLTGVNWQVKEGELHCVATDSHRLAKRKTVIKDLPEEEYSIVIPGKSLNELNKILEETSSEVAIVMTQQQILFKTGDVLFYSRLLEGNYPDTSRLIPSESKTTILVNSKSLLQAIDRASLLAREERNNVVRFSTLGNGFVEVSSNSPEIGNVEEQIQAEEIDGEELKISFSAKYMMDALKAIDGQDVKILFTGAMRPFILKSVHDDSILQLILPVRTY is encoded by the coding sequence ATGAAATTCGAAGTAATGAGAGATAGTTTATTAGAGGGATTAAGTGATGTTATTAAAGCAGTAAGTTCCAAAACAACAATTCCAATTCTAACTGGATTAAAACTCGAAGTAACTAATAAAGGACTTTATATTACTGGTAGTGATTCAGATATAACTATTCAAACTTTTATACCTGTTGAAAAAAATGGAGAACAAATTATTAGTATTAAAGAAACAGGTTCTATTGTTTTACAAGCAAGAGTATTTAATGAAATTGTACGTAAGTTACCAACAAACGATGTAGAAATTGAAGTAACCAATCAATTCCAAACACATATAAGATCAGGAAAATCGGAATTTAATCTAATTGGACTCGATGCAACAGAATATCCTTTACTACCTGAAATTGAAGAAGAAAGACAATTCTTTATTGCATCTGATTTACTCAAATCTATTATTAAAGAAACTGTATTTGCGGTATCTACTTCTGAAAGTCGCCCTGTTCTTACAGGCGTCAATTGGCAGGTAAAAGAAGGGGAACTTCACTGTGTAGCTACTGATAGTCACCGATTAGCCAAAAGAAAAACAGTTATTAAAGATTTGCCAGAGGAAGAATACAGTATAGTAATTCCTGGTAAAAGTTTAAATGAATTAAATAAAATCTTAGAAGAAACATCATCGGAAGTAGCAATTGTGATGACACAACAACAGATTCTATTTAAAACAGGCGATGTACTATTTTATTCACGATTATTAGAGGGTAATTATCCAGACACTTCAAGATTAATCCCAAGTGAGAGCAAAACAACTATTTTGGTAAACAGTAAATCGTTATTGCAAGCAATAGACAGAGCCTCTTTACTTGCACGTGAAGAACGAAACAATGTTGTACGCTTTTCAACTTTAGGTAACGGTTTTGTAGAAGTATCTTCTAACTCTCCAGAGATAGGTAATGTAGAAGAACAAATTCAAGCAGAAGAAATAGATGGGGAAGAATTAAAAATTTCATTCAGCGCCAAATATATGATGGATGCTTTAAAAGCTATTGATGGTCAAGATGTAAAGATTTTATTCACAGGGGCTATGAGACCATTTATATTGAAATCTGTACATGATGATTCAATTTTACAACTGATTTTACCAGTTAGAACTTACTAA
- the dnaA gene encoding chromosomal replication initiator protein DnaA, which yields MEHLEELWAKVLSEVEKKTSKPSFETWLKSTKLLSYKGETVTIAAPNSFARDWLENHYVHLIAGILTELTGNELLISFVVPKTQDMDDFDIPKPKMPANDGDQPDFSPGMLNSKNTFDTFVIGSGNRFAHAASLAVAEAPAKAYNPLFIYGGVGLGKTHLMHAIGHYVQEHNPNAKVVYLSSEKFTNEFINSIRDNKAVNFRNKYRNVDVLLIDDIQFLAGKESTQEEFFHTFNALHEESKQIVISSDRPPKEIPTLEDRLRSRFEWGLITDIAPPDLETRIAILRKKARADGLDISDDVMAYIANQIDSNIRELEGALIRVVAYSSLINKDINIDLAAEALKDILPNARPRIITILDIQKVVGEHFHIRLEDFVAKKRTKSIAFPRQVAMYLSRELTDFSLPKIGEEFGGRDHTTVIHAHEKISKMLKEDTNLQDDVKQIKSILGR from the coding sequence CCAATTCATTTGCTAGGGATTGGTTAGAGAATCATTATGTTCACCTAATAGCTGGTATATTAACTGAGTTAACTGGCAATGAATTACTTATATCTTTCGTTGTACCAAAAACTCAAGATATGGATGATTTCGACATTCCTAAACCTAAGATGCCTGCAAATGACGGAGATCAACCAGATTTTTCACCAGGGATGTTAAATTCTAAAAATACATTTGATACATTTGTCATTGGATCTGGTAATCGCTTCGCCCATGCAGCATCTTTAGCTGTAGCCGAGGCTCCCGCTAAAGCCTACAACCCACTATTTATATATGGAGGTGTTGGATTAGGAAAAACCCACTTAATGCATGCGATTGGTCATTATGTACAAGAACACAATCCAAATGCTAAAGTGGTTTATTTATCTTCTGAAAAGTTTACAAATGAGTTTATAAACTCCATTAGAGATAATAAAGCCGTCAATTTCCGCAACAAATATAGAAATGTAGATGTTCTACTAATAGATGATATTCAGTTCCTAGCAGGAAAAGAATCAACTCAAGAAGAATTTTTCCATACTTTTAATGCCCTGCATGAGGAATCTAAGCAAATTGTCATTTCAAGTGACCGTCCTCCTAAAGAAATTCCTACTTTAGAAGATCGTTTACGTTCTCGCTTTGAATGGGGATTAATCACAGATATTGCTCCACCTGACCTAGAAACTCGTATTGCTATTTTACGCAAGAAAGCACGTGCTGATGGATTAGATATATCAGATGACGTGATGGCGTATATAGCAAATCAAATAGATTCCAATATTCGTGAACTAGAAGGCGCTCTCATCCGAGTAGTGGCCTATTCTTCTCTTATAAATAAGGATATTAATATCGATTTAGCAGCAGAGGCTCTTAAAGATATATTGCCGAATGCTCGACCTAGAATTATTACAATTTTAGATATCCAAAAAGTAGTTGGAGAGCATTTTCATATTCGATTAGAAGATTTTGTCGCTAAAAAGCGGACAAAGTCGATTGCATTTCCACGGCAAGTAGCAATGTATCTTTCACGAGAATTAACTGATTTTTCATTGCCTAAAATTGGGGAAGAATTTGGAGGGCGTGATCATACAACTGTTATTCATGCTCACGAAAAAATATCTAAAATGCTAAAAGAAGACACAAATCTTCAAGACGATGTAAAACAAATCAAATCTATTCTTGGAAGATAA